From the Actinomadura luzonensis genome, the window GGCCGAAGAACGCGCTGCTCGTCGGCGTGCCGTACGAGAACGACGACGGGGCGGGCCGCCAGGTCGAGGCCGGGAAGATCAACTCGGGCTCGGCGGTGTTCATCGACGACGTCTTCACCTCGAAGATCACCAGCCTGAAGCTGGACTCGCCGAGCGACCGCAACGGCGACCGGTACGGCTACGCGGTCGCCTACTCCGAGGGCTCCGGCTACGCGATCAGCTCCCCGGGCAGCGGCAGCGTCCAGTTGCTCAACCCCGCGAGGAAGGTCGTCAGGACGGTCACGCAGGGCGGCAGGCAGGCGTTCGGGTTCGCGCTGGCGGCCTCGGCGGACGGCCGGCTGGCGATCGGCGCGCCGTACGGGGGCGGCGTGCGCGTCGTGTCCTGGAAGGACGCCGCCGAGGATCGCAAGCTGACGGACGCCGACGGGCTGTTCGGCTGGTCGGTGGCCTTCAGCGGCAACAAGCTGTTCGTGGGGCAGCCGGACGCGCGGCCCGCCGGGAAGGTGGCGGTGGCCGGGCGCAACGCCGAGGCGCTGGAGACGTTGCAACCGCCGGAGGGCGCCGAGTTCGGGGCCGCCGTGTCCGGGTGACGGCAGGCCGGACGAACCGGCGCGGGGTCAGCCGAACAGGTCGGCGCCGCAGGCCGGCCACTGCCCCTGCCAGCGCCCCTCCACCTGCTGGTAGAGGAGCTGCGCGCGGTAGGTCTGCTCCTCCTCCGGCCAGTCCGTCGGCAGCCCCTGCCCGCCGACGGCCTTCCACATGGGCAGGCTGAACAGGTACATGCCGTAGTAGGGGCCCTCGGCGTTGTACGCCTCCGGGTCGGCCCGCGACTCGCACTCGGCCAACGCCCGCCAGTTGAGCGCGGCCACCTCCGGCTCGATCTCGTCGGCGCGCGGCGGCGTGACCGTGATGACCATGCCGTCCTCGGGGAAGCTGCCGAGCGGCGGCTGCACCTGGTAGCCGCGTCCGAGCTCGACGTGCTGCTGCCGCAGCACCTCCCGCACCGTCCGCGCCGTGGTGCGAGAGGCGCGGCGGGTGGCCCCGGCGACCACGTACACCTTGCGCCGGGTGTAGACGGTCAGCGCCATGCCCGACAGCGGCACCGCCTCGTCGCGGGGCGCGGAGACCTTGCCCGCGGTCGGCGGGATGGCCAGCTCGGCGAGCGCGCCGGCCACGTCGGTGCTGGTGACCAGGTGCTCGCTGGTGCGGCCGTCGAGGGTCAGCCTGATGGGACGGGCGCGGCGCACCTCGATCGTGTCGCCGTCGGCGAGGGCCTGGTGCACGGGCGGCCGGACCACGTCGCCGACGCCCACGGAGATCCCGGCCTCGCCGAGCGCGTCGCGCACGGACCCGGCGAAGCTGCGCAGGGCCGTCTGCCTGCCGTCCACGACCACGACGACGTCCTTGGCCATGGAGGAGGCGACGACGATCGCCGCCACCGCCAGGCCGCCCGCCAGGCACACCACCGGCGTCCAGGGGGAGCGCCACGGGATCGGCGGGCGCGGCTTGCGTCTCCTGCCACGCACGTACCACCTCCGGTCACGCGCCACCTCCGTTGACGGAGAGTGACGGCCCGAACGCTAACCGCGCGGCGGGGCCGGTGGCCACCGCTTCACCGAAAAATGGTCACCACTCGCCGAAGACCGTGACCCCGTTCGTGCTGATCGCCGCGCACACGTCGTCCGGCTGGACTCCCTTGACCTCGGCGAGGCAGCGCAGGGTGAGCGGGATGAGGTAGGGGGCGTTGGGCTTGCCGCGGTGCGGGACCGGCGGCAGGTACGGCGCGTCGGTCTCGACCAGCAGGAGCTCCAGCGGCGCGACGGCGGCGGCCTCGCGCAGGTAGCCGGCGTTCTTGTACGTCACCGGCCCGGAGAATGACATGAAATATCCGGCGTCGGCGCACTTCTTGGCCATCTCGGCGTCGCCCGAGTAGCTGTGGAAGACCACCTTG encodes:
- a CDS encoding resuscitation-promoting factor, yielding MRGRRRKPRPPIPWRSPWTPVVCLAGGLAVAAIVVASSMAKDVVVVVDGRQTALRSFAGSVRDALGEAGISVGVGDVVRPPVHQALADGDTIEVRRARPIRLTLDGRTSEHLVTSTDVAGALAELAIPPTAGKVSAPRDEAVPLSGMALTVYTRRKVYVVAGATRRASRTTARTVREVLRQQHVELGRGYQVQPPLGSFPEDGMVITVTPPRADEIEPEVAALNWRALAECESRADPEAYNAEGPYYGMYLFSLPMWKAVGGQGLPTDWPEEEQTYRAQLLYQQVEGRWQGQWPACGADLFG